The sequence GCGAGGCTTTAAACATGCTGGCCCTGGATGAAGAGACCCCGATTTTTATCAACCTGCAGCAGCAGGAAATTTTTGAAGCCGCCTTTATCGGCTTCGGTGAGGCCCTGAAAAGCCTCAGCCTTGAATACAGAAGTCTTCGCCTGACCGGAGCAGTCAGTCAATTTATGCTCAAACAATTGCACTAGCCGGAGTCGACAGAATCATGGAATCTGAAAAGACTATTCAAGACGCGATTTACCATTCGATGCTGACCGAAAAGGACGCAATGGATTTCTACCGGACGGCTTCGCAGTATGTCCGCAATCCCGACGCCCGCAAAACTCTCGAGTTGCTGGCCCAGGAAGAGCGGGAGCACGCAGAGTGGTTTCACCGTATCTGCAATGGTGTTGACCTCGAAGAATTTCTTGAATTAATTGATAGTGGCCCGAATGAGAATTCCGACTGGCTGATCAAACTCAAGGAGATCAACCTTGAAAACGGCGAACTCGAGGTTCTGGAAATTGCCATGCGCCAGGAAAAGGAACTCGAAAAGGAATTGGCCCGAATCGCCGCTGAAACCAGCGATGAAGATGTTCGCAGGATCTACCAGGCGAATATTGAATCAACCCGGGAACATTTTAAAATGATCGCTGAAGAATATAATCGACTGAAAGAGC comes from Desulfuromonas sp. and encodes:
- a CDS encoding ferritin, giving the protein MESEKTIQDAIYHSMLTEKDAMDFYRTASQYVRNPDARKTLELLAQEEREHAEWFHRICNGVDLEEFLELIDSGPNENSDWLIKLKEINLENGELEVLEIAMRQEKELEKELARIAAETSDEDVRRIYQANIESTREHFKMIAEEYNRLKELLFS